The Calditrichota bacterium genome has a window encoding:
- a CDS encoding permease, with the protein MLSSELKPLLATVAVFATFYFVPSESLGLGGALGEAVALATWYAREHVILCLIPALFIAGAISTFVSSGAVMKHLGAGAKKIVAYGVASVSGSVLAVCSCTVLPLFGGIYKMGAGLGPATAFLYAGPAINVLAIILTARILGMELGVARTVGAVLFSIVIGLLMAWIFRKDETERVQAIPTQASSEYSSARVAIWFVTLILILIAATIGETQSLHPWKWWITGALGILMGWQMISLMHVSWKWILAAIVIVIISATAIPSYPQMTFLLAVTMLSLMLARTEGAAREWIDATWGFAKQILPLLLVGILVAGFLLGRPGHEGLIPSAWIGSMVGGNSLFANLFAAIAGAFMYFATLTEVPILQGLLGAGMGQGPALTLLLAGPALSLPSMLVIRSILGTRKTVVFVILVVSMSTVTGWIYGMMV; encoded by the coding sequence ATGCTAAGCTCGGAATTAAAACCCCTTCTCGCGACGGTCGCGGTGTTCGCAACCTTCTATTTCGTGCCTTCGGAATCGCTCGGATTGGGGGGTGCCTTGGGCGAAGCTGTTGCGCTGGCGACATGGTACGCCCGCGAGCACGTGATACTGTGCCTGATTCCCGCTCTGTTTATCGCCGGAGCCATCAGCACATTTGTCAGCTCAGGTGCCGTGATGAAACACTTGGGTGCAGGTGCCAAGAAGATCGTCGCCTACGGCGTTGCCTCGGTTTCGGGAAGCGTTCTCGCGGTCTGTTCGTGTACGGTGCTGCCGCTGTTCGGCGGAATCTACAAAATGGGTGCCGGGCTTGGTCCGGCGACGGCATTTTTGTATGCGGGACCCGCGATCAATGTGCTTGCGATTATTTTGACCGCGCGAATTTTGGGAATGGAATTGGGCGTCGCGCGAACGGTGGGGGCTGTGCTGTTCTCGATTGTGATTGGTCTGTTGATGGCGTGGATTTTTCGCAAAGATGAAACCGAACGAGTGCAGGCGATACCCACGCAAGCGAGTTCGGAGTATTCTTCAGCGCGAGTTGCGATATGGTTTGTGACGCTGATTTTGATTTTGATTGCGGCAACGATTGGCGAGACGCAGTCTCTTCATCCGTGGAAGTGGTGGATCACCGGCGCACTGGGGATCTTGATGGGCTGGCAAATGATTTCACTGATGCACGTTAGCTGGAAATGGATTCTCGCGGCGATTGTCATTGTAATAATTTCTGCAACAGCGATCCCCTCTTATCCGCAGATGACGTTCTTGCTCGCTGTGACAATGCTGTCACTCATGCTTGCCCGAACGGAAGGCGCAGCCCGCGAGTGGATCGACGCGACGTGGGGATTTGCCAAGCAGATTCTGCCGTTGCTTTTAGTTGGAATTCTGGTCGCGGGATTTCTGCTCGGCAGACCGGGACACGAAGGACTAATTCCGTCCGCGTGGATCGGCAGCATGGTCGGCGGAAATTCGCTGTTCGCAAACTTGTTCGCGGCAATCGCCGGAGCGTTTATGTATTTCGCCACGCTGACCGAAGTCCCGATTCTGCAAGGATTGCTCGGCGCGGGAATGGGGCAAGGCCCGGCGCTGACGCTCTTGCTGGCAGGTCCTGCTCTGTCGTTGCCAAGTATGCTGGTCATCAGGTCCATCCTCGGCACGCGCAAGACAGTTGTTTTTGTTATATTGGTCGTCAGCATGTCCACCGTAACCGGATGGATTTACGGAATGATGGTATAG
- a CDS encoding alanine--glyoxylate aminotransferase family protein, producing the protein MHDRLFIPGPTEVRPELLKAVASPQVGHRTTAYSDLHGATIPMLKKILYTDQEVMLFTCSATGVMEGSIRNLCQKKVLNTVNGSFSGRWYKIAGLNGFAADKLEVPWGQAVKPEAVDKALATGEYDVFCAVFNETSTGVRAPLEEYAEVLKKYPDVMFCVDAVSAMAGDKIETDKLGLDVCLAGTQKCWGLPTGMTVTMISNKAMAKAATAKAPGYYVNFVDAKKFNDKNQTPHTPAIPILFGLHAQCNHILNEEGLDNRWARHLEMQKLTHKWVKEAGFELYPEKGYESVTLSCIKKPEGFDFKTLNGQLSKRHHCIISNGYGDIKEQTFRIAHMADTTVDDMKQLFKWIDAILAETKVPA; encoded by the coding sequence ATGCACGATCGCCTTTTCATTCCCGGCCCCACTGAAGTTCGTCCCGAGTTGCTGAAAGCTGTCGCCAGCCCGCAGGTCGGCCACCGCACGACGGCCTACTCCGATCTTCACGGTGCCACGATTCCGATGCTCAAGAAAATCCTCTACACCGATCAGGAAGTCATGCTTTTCACCTGCTCCGCGACCGGTGTGATGGAAGGCTCGATTCGCAATCTGTGCCAGAAAAAAGTCCTGAACACAGTCAACGGATCTTTCTCGGGCCGTTGGTATAAGATTGCCGGACTGAACGGTTTTGCCGCGGACAAACTCGAAGTGCCGTGGGGACAAGCGGTCAAGCCTGAAGCCGTCGACAAAGCTCTGGCGACCGGTGAGTATGACGTCTTCTGTGCGGTCTTCAATGAAACGTCTACAGGTGTGCGCGCGCCGCTGGAAGAATATGCCGAAGTCTTGAAAAAATATCCCGACGTGATGTTCTGCGTCGATGCCGTCTCCGCGATGGCCGGTGACAAAATTGAAACCGACAAACTCGGTCTCGACGTGTGTTTGGCCGGAACGCAAAAATGTTGGGGACTGCCGACGGGTATGACCGTCACGATGATCAGCAACAAGGCGATGGCCAAGGCCGCGACCGCGAAGGCGCCGGGTTACTACGTCAATTTCGTCGACGCGAAAAAATTTAACGACAAGAACCAAACGCCGCATACGCCCGCGATTCCGATTCTGTTCGGTTTGCATGCGCAGTGCAACCACATCCTGAATGAAGAAGGACTTGACAACCGTTGGGCGCGCCATCTTGAAATGCAAAAGCTAACGCATAAGTGGGTGAAGGAAGCGGGCTTTGAGCTTTATCCCGAGAAGGGCTACGAGTCGGTTACGCTGTCTTGCATCAAGAAACCCGAAGGCTTCGATTTCAAAACTCTGAACGGCCAACTCTCAAAGCGGCATCACTGCATCATCTCGAACGGCTATGGCGATATCAAGGAACAGACCTTCCGCATCGCCCACATGGCCGACACGACGGTAGACGATATGAAGCAGCTCTTCAAGTGGATCGACGCGATACTGGCAGAGACCAAAGTTCCGGCATAA
- a CDS encoding T9SS type A sorting domain-containing protein — protein MWILVLLAFVSSTMAQPQWYGVWTTGRTIADIEACAHGDSVDVLWIQTDPDFVDSNRVELISYDLSSTSLLTDPIMVLCCEEWPRLDLIDLTAIGGGRSVCLFHKNTRESWGYGTFYFETQLLSVNLSAWQFDATTVEASNYTDSPTFNSGNWTESHSLSVHDGRIGVGYVAADIGIFDIGYVWAYQEFDSSLNRTLEQETMMGSTYNDPVNRAIGVPLSGDSLLYFSDFGFNGGENLFLGPVSDLWGAHYHFLHCDNSGLLRELYITPAGRIVAAFVDNSLKQIVVSEEHDAECLPFASLPTSWSPSWAFHPDYGFAAVQATPGALLLARIDTSGNEVQPVGMLYGVDGPPYIVDADVTITDDGKVVAVWTEYDTWEEGPRSIKIAWTEWETLLDTPEQVSPTLPSELSLSTYPNPFNSTVTIRYDLPQAGHATLTAYDLQGRKVSTLTDEFSPSGNKELRWTPENLASGVYFLTLRAPYAYTTRKILYLK, from the coding sequence ATGTGGATACTTGTTTTGTTAGCTTTCGTTTCGAGTACTATGGCGCAACCGCAATGGTATGGTGTTTGGACGACCGGCCGGACTATTGCGGACATTGAGGCCTGCGCACATGGGGATTCCGTGGACGTGCTTTGGATACAGACGGATCCCGATTTTGTGGACAGCAATCGAGTAGAGTTGATTTCGTATGACCTGTCTTCGACTTCCTTGTTGACAGATCCGATTATGGTGCTGTGCTGCGAGGAGTGGCCCCGTCTCGATCTCATAGATCTCACGGCAATTGGTGGAGGACGATCTGTTTGTCTGTTTCACAAGAACACGCGAGAAAGTTGGGGCTATGGAACTTTCTACTTTGAAACGCAGCTTCTCAGTGTTAACCTGTCCGCGTGGCAATTCGATGCGACCACTGTCGAAGCCAGCAATTATACGGATTCTCCAACCTTCAATTCCGGCAATTGGACGGAGAGCCACTCGCTTTCAGTTCACGACGGTAGAATCGGCGTGGGTTACGTTGCGGCAGACATTGGTATTTTCGATATTGGGTATGTTTGGGCTTATCAAGAATTTGACAGCTCGCTGAACAGAACTTTAGAGCAAGAAACGATGATGGGGTCAACATACAATGACCCCGTCAACCGAGCCATTGGTGTACCGCTTTCCGGAGACAGCCTGCTGTATTTTTCGGATTTTGGTTTCAACGGCGGCGAAAATCTATTCCTTGGTCCGGTGTCTGACCTTTGGGGCGCACACTACCATTTCCTGCACTGCGACAACTCCGGTCTTCTGCGCGAGCTGTACATCACGCCCGCGGGACGCATCGTTGCGGCGTTCGTCGACAACTCGCTGAAGCAGATCGTCGTCAGTGAAGAACATGATGCGGAGTGTCTGCCGTTTGCCTCGCTTCCAACAAGTTGGTCGCCGAGCTGGGCATTTCATCCGGACTACGGTTTTGCCGCCGTTCAAGCCACGCCCGGCGCGCTATTGCTCGCGCGCATCGACACGTCCGGTAACGAAGTGCAGCCCGTCGGTATGCTCTACGGAGTAGACGGCCCGCCGTACATTGTTGACGCGGACGTTACAATCACCGACGACGGAAAGGTCGTTGCAGTTTGGACGGAATACGACACTTGGGAAGAAGGCCCGCGTTCAATCAAGATTGCGTGGACGGAGTGGGAGACACTTCTCGACACGCCGGAGCAGGTTTCACCGACTCTTCCTAGCGAGCTCTCCCTGTCCACCTATCCCAATCCGTTTAATTCGACCGTGACAATCAGGTACGATTTGCCGCAGGCGGGACATGCTACGCTGACGGCATATGACTTGCAAGGACGTAAGGTTTCGACACTGACGGACGAATTTTCGCCGTCAGGAAACAAGGAGTTGCGCTGGACGCCGGAAAACCTTGCCAGCGGCGTATACTTCTTGACCCTTCGCGCACCTTACGCTTACACCACTCGCAAGATTTTGTACCTGAAGTAG
- a CDS encoding TonB-dependent receptor — MLRFVSLFFAFVLVGSLSFSQTKPITVVRADNDTPLAGVWVYDDAQLTVEQTDEYGTFDISKFADNQEMIFFHPDFVRRVLTKKDIERENFTIALERISYTSDEVVVEGHRFGNDRAQIAQQTSEVTAKQIEFDQPRTMGETLEEAGVYVQRSQYGGGSPMIRGYTANQVLLVLDGVRMNNAIYRAGNLQNSIQADANAMGSVDVLFGPGSVQYGSDAMGGVMVFNTLDPLPSLMKGSQLGVKAFTRYATANEEETVGGTMQYGLRKWAFLGNVTYSGFGDLRSGRVLSDAYPDYGRRREYVVRENDQDVVIQNDNTSIQRFTGYTQSNLLGKVRYWHNSNFSATYALIYTTSSNIPRYDRLEQYRNGALRYAEWYYGPQELLMNRITVNAAHGGNLYDDAEFTVAHQNYQESRHDRTRDNDFRNDRVEDLSMISVNADLSRDFGPSKLFYGVEGVFNDVQSSAHKTNIVTGEEQPQSTRYPDGGSTTSSLALYGGYRFPVSSRIVATAGLRYTQNALKSKFNDKSFYDFPFDEITYNSGAPTASLGAVCSVASWQIRGALSSGFRAPNVDDVGKIFDSGDGVLIFPNPDLSSEYSYNGELGVDRAFGMFSAGATGYYSLLRDAVLIRDAQFNGQDSILYDGDMAKVKSLQNSGQAYLTGFDFHAKARLADHVTATTSLSYGAGRDTDGDLPMRPVPPLYGRTSVIYETQKWTGELFARYNTWKEVQDIPLSGGEVSIYTPDGVPSWWTLNLRSNVQVVEHLEVVASLENIFDLHYRPYASGVSAPGRNLIVSLRAAL, encoded by the coding sequence ATGCTTCGCTTTGTGTCTTTGTTCTTCGCTTTTGTACTTGTCGGGTCTCTGAGTTTCTCGCAGACCAAACCCATCACCGTTGTTCGTGCCGACAACGACACGCCGCTCGCCGGAGTTTGGGTTTATGACGACGCGCAGTTGACCGTCGAACAGACTGACGAATACGGCACGTTTGATATTTCGAAATTCGCCGACAATCAGGAGATGATTTTCTTTCACCCTGATTTCGTGCGTCGCGTGCTAACGAAGAAAGATATTGAGCGTGAGAATTTTACGATTGCGCTCGAACGAATCAGCTACACGTCCGACGAAGTCGTCGTAGAGGGCCACCGCTTCGGCAATGACCGCGCGCAGATTGCGCAGCAAACGTCCGAAGTCACGGCCAAGCAAATCGAATTCGACCAGCCCCGCACGATGGGCGAGACACTCGAAGAAGCGGGAGTCTACGTACAGCGCAGTCAGTACGGCGGCGGTTCACCGATGATTCGCGGCTACACGGCCAACCAAGTGCTGCTCGTGCTCGACGGCGTGCGCATGAACAACGCGATCTACCGCGCGGGGAATTTGCAAAACTCGATTCAAGCCGATGCCAACGCGATGGGCTCGGTCGATGTCTTATTCGGTCCCGGCTCCGTGCAGTACGGCAGCGACGCCATGGGCGGCGTGATGGTTTTCAACACGCTTGATCCGCTACCGTCGTTAATGAAAGGATCGCAGCTCGGTGTCAAGGCCTTTACACGTTACGCTACTGCCAACGAAGAAGAAACCGTTGGCGGAACGATGCAATACGGCCTGCGCAAGTGGGCGTTTCTCGGTAATGTCACCTACAGCGGATTCGGAGATTTGCGCTCGGGACGCGTGCTTTCCGACGCCTATCCCGATTACGGCCGCCGCCGTGAATACGTCGTGCGCGAAAATGATCAGGACGTCGTTATTCAAAATGACAACACGTCGATTCAGAGATTTACCGGATACACGCAGTCGAATCTTCTCGGCAAAGTTCGCTATTGGCACAATTCGAATTTCTCGGCGACTTACGCTCTGATTTACACCACAAGCTCGAATATTCCCCGCTACGACCGTCTCGAACAGTACCGCAACGGAGCCTTGCGTTATGCCGAGTGGTATTACGGTCCGCAGGAGCTCTTGATGAACCGCATCACGGTCAACGCGGCGCACGGAGGAAACCTGTACGACGACGCGGAATTCACCGTCGCGCATCAGAACTATCAAGAAAGCCGCCACGACCGCACGCGCGACAACGATTTTCGCAACGACCGCGTTGAAGACTTGAGCATGATCTCGGTGAACGCTGACTTGAGCCGTGATTTTGGTCCGAGCAAATTGTTCTATGGCGTCGAAGGAGTCTTCAATGATGTGCAGTCGTCCGCGCACAAAACCAACATCGTAACGGGTGAAGAGCAGCCGCAGTCCACGCGTTATCCTGACGGCGGAAGCACCACTTCTTCGCTGGCTCTCTACGGCGGCTACCGCTTTCCTGTGTCGAGCCGCATCGTCGCTACAGCCGGACTTCGCTACACGCAGAATGCATTAAAATCGAAATTTAATGACAAGTCGTTTTACGATTTTCCGTTTGACGAAATCACCTACAACAGCGGCGCGCCAACGGCGAGTCTGGGCGCGGTTTGTTCGGTCGCGTCGTGGCAGATTCGCGGAGCATTGTCGAGCGGATTCCGCGCACCGAATGTCGACGACGTTGGCAAGATTTTCGATTCCGGCGACGGCGTTCTCATCTTCCCGAACCCTGATTTGAGTTCCGAGTATTCCTATAACGGAGAACTCGGCGTGGACCGCGCGTTTGGTATGTTCAGTGCGGGCGCGACTGGATATTACTCCCTGTTGCGCGACGCCGTGTTGATTCGCGACGCGCAGTTCAACGGTCAAGACTCGATTTTGTACGACGGCGACATGGCGAAAGTCAAGTCGCTGCAAAATTCCGGTCAAGCCTATTTAACCGGATTTGATTTCCACGCGAAGGCTCGTCTCGCCGATCACGTCACCGCAACGACGTCGCTTTCTTACGGCGCAGGCCGTGACACGGACGGCGACTTGCCGATGCGCCCCGTGCCGCCGCTTTACGGCCGCACGAGCGTGATCTACGAAACTCAAAAGTGGACGGGTGAACTTTTCGCGCGGTACAACACGTGGAAAGAAGTGCAGGACATTCCGCTCTCCGGCGGAGAAGTGTCGATCTACACTCCCGACGGCGTCCCCTCGTGGTGGACACTCAATCTTCGTAGCAACGTCCAAGTCGTCGAGCACTTGGAAGTCGTCGCCTCACTCGAAAATATTTTCGACTTGCACTACCGTCCCTACGCGTCCGGCGTCAGCGCGCCCGGAAGAAACCTGATTGTAAGTTTGCGCGCGGCGTTGTAG
- a CDS encoding D-2-hydroxyacid dehydrogenase — protein MPKILLNDGIDSLAAEALVSAGFDIDTKHYDGDELLAKVADVEGLTVRSATKVTKEVIDAAKKLKIIVRGGVGVDNIDVAYAESKGVAVRNTPGASSISVAECAIGLMFAISRAIPAANASMKSGAWDKKSFSKGIELEGKVLGIIGMGRIGTQVAQKAASLGMTVIMGYDKFPEKVKIKGFQLHELDEVFQESDIISVHIPKGKDEPALIGAKEIAMMKSGVILINTARGGVIDEDALLAALNSGHVYGAGIDVWVGEPKPRRDLVEHPKVVALPHIAAATVEAQGRVGDEVAEILTDFFKK, from the coding sequence ATGCCTAAGATCCTACTCAACGACGGAATTGATTCCCTCGCAGCCGAAGCGCTCGTCAGCGCGGGCTTTGACATTGACACCAAACATTATGACGGCGACGAACTGCTCGCAAAAGTTGCCGACGTCGAAGGGCTGACCGTGCGCTCAGCCACCAAAGTTACCAAAGAAGTTATTGACGCCGCGAAGAAATTGAAAATCATCGTGCGCGGCGGCGTCGGTGTGGACAACATCGACGTGGCATACGCCGAATCCAAAGGCGTCGCGGTGCGCAACACGCCCGGTGCGTCGTCGATCTCGGTGGCCGAATGCGCCATCGGTTTGATGTTCGCCATTTCCCGCGCAATCCCCGCGGCAAATGCGTCGATGAAATCCGGCGCGTGGGACAAGAAGTCCTTCTCGAAAGGCATTGAACTCGAAGGCAAAGTTCTCGGCATTATCGGCATGGGCCGTATCGGTACGCAGGTCGCGCAAAAAGCCGCGAGCCTCGGCATGACCGTCATTATGGGTTACGACAAGTTCCCCGAAAAGGTCAAGATCAAAGGATTTCAACTGCACGAACTCGATGAAGTGTTTCAAGAATCCGATATCATCTCCGTGCACATTCCAAAAGGTAAAGACGAACCCGCTTTGATCGGCGCGAAAGAAATCGCGATGATGAAATCCGGCGTGATTTTGATCAACACCGCGCGCGGCGGCGTGATCGACGAAGACGCGCTTCTGGCGGCGCTGAATTCCGGTCATGTGTACGGAGCCGGTATCGACGTGTGGGTCGGTGAGCCCAAGCCGCGCCGTGATTTGGTCGAGCATCCGAAAGTCGTCGCGTTGCCGCACATCGCCGCTGCCACCGTCGAAGCTCAGGGCCGGGTGGGTGACGAAGTCGCTGAAATTCTGACGGACTTTTTCAAGAAGTAG
- a CDS encoding T9SS type A sorting domain-containing protein: MKTVVLSLLIYASLVCAQTWEWEQYTGTFWHQTPDQIPWLEAVYPWEAGFGNIVVGDFNANGRDEIIRFRYDGFYQLIETDDPGNLFSWSLTQRPFGWVEPNETLVYAQAVNLDQDPNDEILFYTRLTNLPTVYSVRCFDPDTSRFPQFTERPDIIDSLDFPGFPLPSLLGNFDGDGLLDGFAFTGSSIEYYERESGAWMMRENLEPQPYLGDQLLLAADIDNDGDMEIGFYEPGVDCNCMFGYIFDYVEGEGPVVTYSGDVLLYPGDYDGDGNAESFVEGFELSLPSRLVRLSAGDPYTSTEIANQWEVNSHAVFSSTTNGENHVYSFYNGYRFQFGAWIMVPAGYLMRWSDSTWVKAGDGWGYGQIYSGNTADMNGDGNREYIYEMLAADLWGGGERMVWSMGSGDYSRFFDNPDTVFTAPRIGDVEGDGAGELVTRVTDGAPPGLYFYELERVGTETIATYKPELSEGLPTEMFEYTLADIDNDGHAEIFVFTNSDGWRSFFWRNNHWVEYTGILPPEIGLFLYFADFDGDGDLDVFTQDGLWISLSPSPVNDEPILHPSSFILSAYPNPFNPETTLQFDLPLTGLATLKIYDVLGREVETLLDENMTAGTHVVHYDAAHLSSGVFFARLESNHNLITRKLLLLK; the protein is encoded by the coding sequence ATGAAAACCGTCGTCTTATCTCTCCTTATTTATGCCTCTTTAGTTTGTGCTCAGACTTGGGAATGGGAACAGTATACGGGGACGTTTTGGCATCAAACGCCTGATCAAATTCCGTGGTTGGAAGCCGTGTATCCATGGGAAGCCGGTTTTGGAAATATCGTTGTCGGGGATTTCAACGCAAACGGTCGTGATGAAATTATCCGGTTCAGATATGACGGCTTCTACCAACTCATCGAAACTGACGACCCCGGCAATCTCTTTAGTTGGTCGCTTACACAGCGGCCTTTCGGCTGGGTTGAGCCTAATGAAACTCTGGTCTATGCACAGGCCGTCAACCTTGATCAGGATCCCAATGATGAGATTCTTTTCTACACAAGATTGACAAACTTGCCGACCGTCTATTCCGTCCGCTGCTTTGATCCCGACACGTCAAGATTTCCTCAATTTACCGAACGACCCGATATCATCGATTCATTGGACTTTCCCGGATTTCCCTTGCCAAGTCTGCTGGGAAACTTTGACGGCGACGGCTTGCTTGACGGATTCGCCTTTACAGGCTCCTCAATCGAATACTATGAGCGCGAGAGCGGCGCATGGATGATGCGCGAAAACCTGGAGCCGCAGCCATACTTAGGCGACCAGCTTCTGCTCGCCGCCGATATTGACAACGACGGCGACATGGAAATTGGATTTTATGAGCCGGGTGTCGACTGCAACTGCATGTTTGGCTACATCTTTGACTATGTCGAGGGCGAAGGACCTGTAGTAACTTATTCCGGCGATGTATTGCTTTATCCCGGTGACTACGACGGCGACGGCAACGCGGAATCTTTCGTCGAAGGGTTTGAGCTCTCGCTGCCGTCAAGGCTTGTGAGATTGTCCGCGGGCGATCCTTATACCAGTACTGAAATCGCGAATCAATGGGAAGTGAATTCCCACGCTGTTTTCAGTTCAACGACAAACGGCGAAAACCACGTTTACAGTTTTTACAACGGCTATCGTTTTCAATTCGGAGCTTGGATCATGGTTCCGGCGGGTTACTTGATGAGATGGTCAGACTCCACTTGGGTTAAAGCGGGTGACGGCTGGGGATATGGTCAAATTTACTCGGGCAATACCGCCGACATGAACGGCGACGGGAATCGCGAATACATTTACGAGATGCTTGCTGCAGATCTCTGGGGGGGCGGGGAAAGAATGGTCTGGTCGATGGGCAGCGGTGATTATTCGCGCTTCTTCGACAATCCCGACACGGTCTTCACTGCCCCCCGAATCGGTGACGTCGAGGGCGACGGCGCAGGCGAACTTGTCACGCGTGTCACCGACGGCGCTCCTCCGGGACTCTACTTTTACGAGCTCGAACGGGTAGGCACTGAAACCATCGCTACCTACAAACCTGAGTTGTCGGAAGGCTTGCCGACCGAAATGTTCGAGTACACGTTGGCCGACATCGACAACGATGGCCACGCGGAGATATTTGTCTTCACAAATTCAGACGGCTGGCGCTCGTTCTTCTGGCGGAACAATCATTGGGTGGAGTATACGGGGATTCTGCCTCCGGAAATCGGATTGTTCCTGTACTTCGCCGATTTCGACGGCGACGGTGATCTGGACGTCTTTACGCAAGACGGCCTCTGGATCAGTTTGTCTCCTTCACCCGTTAACGACGAGCCCATCCTTCATCCGTCATCATTCATCCTTTCCGCATATCCCAATCCGTTCAATCCGGAAACAACACTGCAATTTGATTTGCCGTTGACTGGTTTGGCAACGCTAAAGATATACGATGTGCTGGGCCGTGAAGTTGAAACTTTGCTCGATGAAAACATGACCGCTGGCACGCACGTCGTTCACTATGATGCCGCACATCTATCCAGCGGAGTCTTCTTCGCGCGGCTGGAATCTAATCATAACCTAATTACTCGGAAATTGCTCTTGCTCAAATAG
- a CDS encoding T9SS type A sorting domain-containing protein → MKALLLVLLASTALVAQPMDWDYSTLPMIPQPLHMNWSQLHVLPVLNGHTAVASSRWDWPPVALYDSSGQQLWCNCGDELSVEMRRPFALGLFYQPSGFVAMFYVENGGDPEIVYGQMFGGSATAQAIHLARADRALYAAFDGSNSYFLCRNVENPQSYFVGATTSSGELWRTPLHGDLWTDVPIHFALSAGHGAAYISTHSENDSQSLTLRVIDATGQFAETHVLDETLIHTPVMLATDNVSGCWVIGMEDPTATNTDLYLYYSEDQTYHVIPLGIALPPIDLGTVPTLHAVPFGNGILIAGEATLLSGEECLFTLAYSANGNPRVDLIHGFTRLLDVAGAENYNFTAAVRATSSSDIQLLRAYSLVSSAHDIQVAVPISCSLSAYPNPFNPETTLQFDLPLTGLATLKIYDVLGREIETLLNKNMTAGTHVVHYNAASLSSGVYFARLIAGSGSATHKLLLLK, encoded by the coding sequence ATGAAAGCGCTGCTTCTTGTGCTGCTTGCTTCGACTGCGCTTGTCGCGCAACCTATGGATTGGGACTATTCTACTCTGCCTATGATTCCCCAGCCACTACACATGAATTGGTCGCAGCTTCACGTGCTGCCTGTTCTAAACGGTCACACTGCCGTTGCGTCGAGTCGCTGGGATTGGCCACCCGTTGCACTGTACGACTCTTCAGGCCAGCAACTCTGGTGCAACTGCGGAGATGAACTAAGCGTCGAAATGCGTCGTCCATTTGCCTTGGGACTATTCTACCAACCTTCCGGTTTTGTTGCGATGTTTTACGTTGAAAACGGAGGAGATCCTGAAATCGTTTATGGCCAGATGTTCGGAGGCTCTGCTACAGCGCAAGCCATTCATTTGGCAAGAGCTGATAGAGCCCTGTATGCCGCTTTTGACGGCAGTAACAGCTACTTTCTCTGTAGAAATGTAGAGAATCCGCAAAGCTACTTTGTCGGCGCAACTACCAGCTCCGGCGAACTCTGGCGCACGCCGTTGCACGGTGATCTGTGGACTGATGTGCCCATTCACTTCGCGCTATCTGCCGGACATGGCGCGGCCTACATCAGCACTCATTCGGAAAACGATTCGCAAAGTCTCACGCTCAGAGTCATTGATGCGACCGGACAATTTGCGGAAACACATGTGCTCGACGAGACTCTCATTCACACTCCGGTCATGCTCGCAACGGACAACGTTTCAGGCTGCTGGGTGATCGGAATGGAAGATCCCACTGCGACGAACACGGACCTTTATTTGTACTACTCCGAAGACCAAACTTATCACGTCATTCCACTCGGCATCGCATTGCCGCCAATAGATTTGGGCACTGTCCCAACCTTGCATGCTGTACCATTCGGAAATGGGATTCTGATAGCAGGCGAGGCCACGCTGCTCTCGGGCGAAGAGTGCCTGTTTACCTTAGCCTACTCGGCGAACGGCAATCCGCGCGTCGACCTAATTCACGGCTTTACCCGGTTGTTGGATGTTGCGGGCGCTGAAAACTACAACTTCACTGCCGCCGTACGCGCAACATCTTCATCGGATATTCAGTTGCTGCGCGCGTACTCTTTAGTGTCATCTGCACATGACATTCAAGTCGCGGTTCCAATATCCTGCTCGCTTTCCGCATATCCCAATCCTTTCAATCCGGAAACGACGCTGCAGTTTGATTTGCCGCTGACTGGTTTGGCAACACTGAAGATATACGACGTGCTGGGCCGCGAGATCGAGACTCTGCTTAACAAGAATATGACCGCTGGCACGCACGTCGTTCACTACAATGCCGCAAGTTTGTCCAGCGGAGTTTATTTTGCACGACTGATTGCTGGAAGCGGCAGCGCGACTCACAAACTTTTACTATTGAAATAG